A segment of the Trifolium pratense cultivar HEN17-A07 linkage group LG7, ARS_RC_1.1, whole genome shotgun sequence genome:
TGATTAACATGTATCTTAAGCGCACACAGTATACCAAAAGTTTACCAAAAGTTTAATAAAATCTGGTCTTCAATTATTACCTATAAATGTTAGTTGGGAAATGGAACATTTATACCGAGTACCGACATAAGGTGTGACTAGGCCGAGTAGTGTTGTTCATTTTCAATTCATTGAGCTCCAAGAATTTCTCAAGGAGCTGTAAGTTCATTTATTTGCTCATGTTACTttctttgatatattattaCTTTCTGATTAATCTTTTTTTCCTTCATGTTTAGTTCATATATAATAAAGTgatattgaaaagaaaaaaaaagaagaagaaattctGTTACAAACATGGACCAGGAGGATCATATGAAAGAACCATTGTTGGAGAAGAAGCAATATTATAAGGATTGTCCTGGTTGTAAGGTGGAGCAAGAAAAAGAGCTTAATCAAGGGGTATCGATTATAAAGCTTGTCATTATTTGGATGGTGGTGTTATCTGCTAGTAAGTATTATTCAACTTCTTTTTTTCACTTCTTCAAAATTTGAATGTTACAATTCCTTTTAGTTTTTAACTCTTTGGTTCCCGAGGGAAGGTCCCCTCGTTAACCTTGTTAATCTGGAGTTCGGCAGagaggtaagtaaaatctgtCAAAAAATTGTTCTTTCTCGATCAAACTCAGGTTCTCCCAGATGATTCGTTCTAGGGGTATTCATTCCAATCACCTGGTGTGAATGTTACCATTATGTTGTTTGAGACATTTTGTTTGTATGTGATTGTTGTGAGTACTTGCTAATGAATGCTAAGTTCTTAATACTGGTTGAATTTTTGTGTTCTTAATTTTTGATGTCAAATGGGGATTTGAGgattatttaagtttttttctttgtcttatgtggtttttttctttctctgatgtaacttttttgttgttgtcattTTCAGCACTGCCTGCAGCATCACTCTTTCCATTCCTTTATTTCATGGTGAGTTTATCTATATTGATTCTTGAGTTTTCCAATTTCAATTTCCTACACTGATTTTGTGACAATTGTTATTTCTTGGAAGTTTACTGAATGAACTCataaaaatgagatttatttatatatctcAAGTGTTTCAATTTTCAAGTATAATTTCAGTATTATTTTCtcatactcatatatttatgaTTGAAAAGTAGTGCATACTCTATTCAATCATTCTGCACATCAGTTAGAACAGCCAGTTGCTTCACTATGGAACTTAATCTAATAGAttatttcaattaattttaaaaaaaatatggagatTGTGGAAGATTATTATTTGTCTCTGACGAGATTTGAACTTCGTCCCTTTAAGTTTACAAGGTCAAACTCATACCACTGAGCTGACACCTGATAGACAAAATTGTTTCGATTAATCATTTTCCATGTCTAATCTGGCATTTCAAGAAATGAATGAGTATCAATTCACTCTTTAATCATCATTTGTGTAAATAGTAGAAACAATTGGTTCTATAATGTCAATTTCTAGTTTCATAATCCTTTTCCTTCTGTTTTGTCATATCTTGTGAAATACTCAAAAACATAAGTATTTGGTTAGTATTTAACTTTATATTGATTGATTCACATAATGAAACACTTAAATTTTAGGTGAGGGATTTCAATGTTGCAAAAGAAGAAGCTGATATTAGTTATTATGCCGGTTATGTGGGTACGATTGTCTCTTTTACTAGTATTTCTTAGTAGTACATATCATTCTTATAAGTTGCTAATTAATGATGATCGAAATGTAAATGTTCTAGGATCTTCATTCATGCTTGGAAGATCTTTAACATCTGTAATTTGGGGAATGGTTTCTGATCGATATGGTCGAAAACCTGTTATAATTATTGGGATCATCGCAGTGTAAGTAGCATCTAAAAATGGTTACTGATACTTTCTGTAAGTTATGTTGTGTGATTTCTCTCATAATTATTGATGATGTATACTTGATTTCAGTGTCATCTTCAACACACTATTTGGCCTTAGTACGAGTTTTTGGATGGCTATTATCACGAGATTTCTTCTCGGAAGTTTAAACGGTGTACTTGGACCAGTGAAGGTATGTGTAGGAGTGTTCTTCTTCAGGTTCTATTGTTCCTAATCCTTATTAGTACTGATATATGGGTTAGTTAAGTTAAGCTTTTGCGATTTTCTGTTAAAATAGATTTCCTAACTCTTAACCGTAATAGTTCTCAATATATAACTTGTTCAGTCtcattcaaatttcaatgtatgCATATGTATTTGACAAACTTCTCTATTTAACAGGCATATGCTACCGAACTGTTTCGAGAAGAGCACCAAGCTATAGGACTTTCTACTGTAAGTATCAACAATTCTTGGTCTACTATCAGttcttaatatacttcatttccATCATAGTAATTCAAAGTGCGTTATGATTTCAGGTTAGTGCAGCTTGGGGCATAGGTTTAATTATTGGACCAGCAATAGGAGGCTATTTGGCTCAGGTACATCTTGCAAAAAGCCTTAGACTTTCACATGCACATAAGATGACATTATATGGAAAACTTCTGGTCTCAATATGAAGGacggacactcctcagattaggcgtgtcccgtGTCGGACACACGTTGGTATTGGACACCGACATAAAACCGAtacttataattacatttaattatgcctttttttttcaaattatcgGTGTACGTCgacgtgtcggtgtccgtgtCTGTATCCATGGTTCATTGTTGAGAAGGTTAATGCTTGAAATTCTATATTGAATTCAGCATTATCAAGgatatacttttcatattcataCCGATTTTCCATTTTAAAGGTCTTGTgaatgtttttaatattttgcaaCAATAAGTTTTATTCTGTCTACGTTATTCTCTGGGTACTGGCACGCATTTATGAGcacatttttcatttgtttctaaCAGCCAGCAGAAAAGTACCCACAAATATTTGCAAAGGATTCCTTTTGGGACAAGTAAGTGAACTTTTCCTTTTGTCACCATCTAGTGTTTCTGTCCGTTTATCCTTTAAcgatatttcaattttcatttgtCAAAACACATCATTCTGCAGGTTTCCATACTTCTTGCCATGCTTTATAATATCAGGACTCGCACTGACAGTGGCAATTGCCTGCATATGGATTCCGGTATGTATCTTAGAATTTAGCATCTATCTTCATTAAATGCAAATAGTTTATTCGTAAATATCCAATTTGACCCCTTAAATTGTAGGACATATCAATTTAGCCCTCCacattaatatttcaaaatgaTCCCTAGAACTGTAAAATGCTAATCAAGTTCGTTCGTCTATTTGGATATGTTTTCAAATGCATCCTAGACATTATTCGTTTAGTTTATAATGCATCGCAAAAATTACAAACTGAATGTCATTAAAGTCCTTGTGAATATTGTTAATTTAGGGGACTATGTTAATACAGTCATACTGAGTTATCTTTTATGGTTTTTCTTGAACACTTTTATGATGACACTTTATAATCTCGAATAATTTATGTGTCTTTTCTAGCTTAGCCATGCTTTGTATCCACTGTTTGTATAGTTTTTCAGTATCCCTCATTGATATAATTCTTTAAATTATTTGCAGGAAACACTTCACAATCACAGCGGTAGTAATGAGTCTACAGATGATGCTGAAGCTTTAGAAAATGGAAGCAACAGAGTCGAAAAACAAAAGACAGTCCAAAAGAATGAAAACCTCTTCATGAATTGGCCTTTGATGTCATCTATCATTGCTTATAGTGTCTTCTCACTTCATGATGTTGCTTATCAAGAGGTAAATTTGTAACTATTGAACAATGTTGTTAATAGCGCTACAACATAGTAGAATTTCAACAAATCACTATTGTTCGTTGATACGCTATATTAATATTGCAtatcaaaatttgaacaaacagTTCATTTCCGCGATCTGCAATTCATAACACTGTTACTGAGGTTAAAAATGATACATGTAGTTGTAAAGAAACATGCATTCATCTTGATTTCTTTAGGTTTTCTCATTATGGGCTGTTAGTCCTCCAAGGCTAGGGGGTTTGAGCTTTACAACAGACGACGTTGGTAATGTTCTTTCAATTTCAGGTATGTCTTTTGAACCACCTATAATAAATGTTTATCATTATATTacttttataatatatagatattttCTCATTGTATAAATACTAACTAACTTGTGAAACTATTAGGACTTGCACTTGTGATCTACCAACTTTTCATATACCCATCTGTAGAAAAAGCTTGTGGACCCATCGCCTTTGCCCGCATCACAGGGGTTAGTTTCAGTTTTCATCTAATTGTAGCAGCAGTTATTGAAAAATCTGCATTTCCTTTcttgttatttaaaatatgcCATTCTAATTTTGGTTTTCATATGCAGATATTTTCGATACCACTTTTGCAAAGTTACCCTTTCATCGCAATGTTGTCTGGTGTAAGCTTATACATAGTCATTAGTATTGCTTCCATGCTGAAGAATGTTATGTCTGTAAGTGCATCTTTAAATTTAGTTTACCTCAGTAACAGAAGTTCAGTTTAATTAATTGAGAAAAGTTTCTCCGTGTTATCAATTTGACCGAGATTGTATTCTTTTTTATTGACATAATCAGGTGACGATTACAACGGGTTTATTCCTAATACAAAACCGAGTAGTGGTAAGTGTATTAGCTCATTATATTTTGTTTCCTCACTAACAAAGTTTGATATTAGTTTTTGATGGAATTGTCGCATATTGTTTTGGAAAATAGGAACAACACCAAAGAGGAGCAGCTAATGGAATTTCTATGACAGCTATGTCTCTATTCAAAGCTATTGGCCCTGCTGCTGGTGGAACAATGTGAGTCTGAATCTAATTTCCTCAGCTTTTGTTTGACTTAGCTGTCATAATTCAAAAATGTGAATTCAACAAAGGattattatttcaaattatgattaatattgttttcatttcatacatgatctataatatagattatttattttatgtgtgCCTGAAACTACATAGTAACTAGTTTCCTCTCAATATATAGTATTAAAATTCATTCtcaattttcttcttttcatgatGTTCGTCAATGCAGATTAACATGGTCACAAAAGCGTATGGATGCTTCGATCCTACCCGGTATGATTCTCAACTATAAACAGTTAACATTTATCTATATGTATATACTACTTGAGAACTTACTATTGCACATTTAACTGCAGGCACTCAAATGGTCTTTTTCTTCTTGAATTTAGTTGAAGTACTTGGAATACTTATGTTGTTTAAACCATTCCTTGgtcagaagaaaa
Coding sequences within it:
- the LOC123894526 gene encoding protein ZINC INDUCED FACILITATOR-LIKE 1-like, yielding MDQEDHMKEPLLEKKQYYKDCPGCKVEQEKELNQGVSIIKLVIIWMVVLSATLPAASLFPFLYFMVRDFNVAKEEADISYYAGYVGSSFMLGRSLTSVIWGMVSDRYGRKPVIIIGIIAVVIFNTLFGLSTSFWMAIITRFLLGSLNGVLGPVKAYATELFREEHQAIGLSTVSAAWGIGLIIGPAIGGYLAQPAEKYPQIFAKDSFWDKFPYFLPCFIISGLALTVAIACIWIPETLHNHSGSNESTDDAEALENGSNRVEKQKTVQKNENLFMNWPLMSSIIAYSVFSLHDVAYQEVFSLWAVSPPRLGGLSFTTDDVGNVLSISGLALVIYQLFIYPSVEKACGPIAFARITGIFSIPLLQSYPFIAMLSGVSLYIVISIASMLKNVMSVTITTGLFLIQNRVVEQHQRGAANGISMTAMSLFKAIGPAAGGTILTWSQKRMDASILPGTQMVFFFLNLVEVLGILMLFKPFLGQKKKTHSDLLH